The Balearica regulorum gibbericeps isolate bBalReg1 chromosome 27, bBalReg1.pri, whole genome shotgun sequence genome contains a region encoding:
- the GPAT4 gene encoding glycerol-3-phosphate acyltransferase 4 translates to MFLLLPFDSLVVNLLGISITVLFTLLLVFIIVPAIFGVSFGIRKVYMKTLLKIFQWATLRIERGAKEKNHPLYKPYVNGIIAKEPTSLEEEIKEIRRSGSGKALDTPEFELSDIFYFCRKGIETIMDDEVTKRFSAEELESWNLLSRTNYNFQYISLRLTVLWGLGVLIRYCFLLPLRIALAFTGISLLVTGTTVVGYLPNGRCKEFLSKHVHLMCYRICVRALTAIITYHDRENRPRNGGICVANHTSPIDVIILASDGYYAMVGQIHGGLMGVIQRAMVKACPHVWFERSEVKDRHLVAKRLTEHVQDKSKLPILIFPEGTCINNTSVMMFKKGSFEIGATVYPVAIKYDPQFGDAFWNSSKYGMVTYLLRMMTSWAIVCSVWYLPPMTRQPEEDAVQFANRVKSAIARQGGLVDLLWDGGLKREKVKDTFKEEQQKLYSKMIVGNHEDRSRS, encoded by the exons AtgttcctcctgctcccctttgACAGCCTGGTTGTTAATCTCTTGGGGATTTCCATAACCGTCCTCTTCActctgcttctggttttcatcATTGTGCCAGCAATTTTTGGAGTCTCCTTTGGCATCCGCAAGGTTTACatgaaaacattattaaagatttttcag TGGGCGACACTGAGAATAGAGCGTGGTGCCAAGGAGAAGAACCATCCATTATACAAGCCCTATGTCAATG GTATCATTGCAAAGGAACCAACATCACTGGAAGAGGAGATAAAGGAGATCCGCCGGAGTGGCAGTGGCAAAGCCCTGGACACCCCTGAGTTTGAGCTCTCAGATATCTTCTATTTCTGCCGCAAAGGCATCGAGACCATCATGGATGATGAAGTGACCAAGAGGTTCTCAGCTGAAGAGCTGGAGTCCTGGAACCTGCTCAGCAGGACCAACTACAACTTCCAGTATATCAGCCTGCGCCTCACTGTACTCTGGGGACTGGGTGTGCTCATCCGCTACTGCTTCCTTCTGCCCCTCAG GATAGCCCTGGCGTTTACTGGCATCAGCTTGTTGGTGACTGGTACCACAGTGGTGGGATATTTGCCAAATGGAAG gtgtaAGGAGTTCCTGAGCAAGCATGTCCACCTGATGTGTTACCGGATCTGTGTGCGTGCCCTCACAGCCATCATCACCTACCATGACCG aGAAAACAGACCCCGAAATGGAGGCATCTGTGTGGCCAATCACACATCTCCCATTGACGTGATCATCCTGGCCAGCGATGGCTACTACGCGATG GTGGGTCAGATCCACGGAGGGCTCATGGGTGTGATACAGAGAGCCATGGTGAAAGCTTGCCCCCACGTCTGGTTTGAACGCTCTGAGGTCAAAGATCGTCACCTCGTCGCCAAAAG GCTCACAGAGCATGTCCAGGACAAGAGCAAACTGCCTATTCTTATCTTTCCGGAAG GAACCTGCATCAACAACACGTCTGTGATGATGTTCAAAAAGGGGAGCTTTGAAATTGGAGCCACGGTTTACCCTGTAGCCATCAAG TATGACCCACAGTTTGGAGATGCCTTTTGGAACAGCAGCAAGTACGGCATGGTAACCTACCTCCTTAGGATGATGACCAGCTGGGCCATTGTCTGCAGTGTCTGGTACTTGCCCCCAATGACCAGGCAG CCCGAAGAGGACGCTGTCCAGTTTGCCAATCGAGTGAAGTCAGCCATTGCCAGGCAGGGGGGCCTTGTGGATCTGCTCTG GGATGGAGGACTGAAGAGGGAGAAGGTGAAAGACACATTCAAGGAGGAGCAACAGAAACTCTACAGCAAAATGATTGTAGGCAACCATGAAGACCGGAGCCGCTCCTAA